A window of bacterium (Candidatus Blackallbacteria) CG13_big_fil_rev_8_21_14_2_50_49_14 contains these coding sequences:
- a CDS encoding homoserine dehydrogenase, which produces MQTVKIGMLGCGTVGSGVVKLLQEKSQEYARRCGAKLELSKILVRDLNRVREGVDPALLTEDPAEILEDEEIQIIVEVMGGVDPTREYLLQAIGSGKHIVTANKALIAQHGDALFDAASENEVSLYIEAAVAGGLPIIQTIKRSLVANKLLSMYGIINGTTNYILSAMTEEGREFQEVLSEAQAKGYAEADPTDDVEGFDAVYKLAILSSLVFEQRMPLKQIHRVGITRIASRDIEYAKQFGYVIKLLAIAKQEDGHFQARVNPTMIPADHPLASVNGVFNAILLKGDAAGDIMFYGQGAGSLPTASAVVSDILNIVTDLDNPPNMLMACQHGGEHVELSQLETVVNRYYVRILTADKSGVLGQIGTLLGKEDISVHTLLQRKEEEGDAELVFITHPVSDQKLRQAIAQIRQLETTREIYSIIRVEDFSV; this is translated from the coding sequence ATGCAAACAGTCAAAATCGGAATGCTTGGTTGCGGAACCGTGGGAAGTGGTGTGGTGAAACTGCTTCAGGAAAAATCACAAGAGTATGCCCGCCGCTGCGGTGCAAAGCTTGAATTGAGCAAAATCCTGGTGCGTGATCTGAACCGGGTACGTGAAGGGGTGGATCCCGCCCTCTTGACAGAGGATCCTGCTGAGATTCTTGAAGATGAAGAAATTCAAATTATTGTCGAAGTCATGGGGGGAGTCGACCCCACCCGAGAATATCTGCTCCAGGCAATTGGTTCAGGTAAACATATCGTAACGGCCAATAAAGCCCTAATCGCACAGCATGGCGATGCGCTCTTTGATGCCGCCAGCGAAAATGAAGTATCCCTCTATATTGAAGCCGCTGTCGCAGGCGGGTTGCCGATTATTCAGACGATTAAACGCAGTTTGGTCGCCAATAAATTGCTCTCCATGTATGGCATTATCAACGGAACCACCAATTATATTCTCAGTGCCATGACAGAAGAAGGCCGGGAATTTCAAGAGGTTTTGAGCGAAGCGCAAGCCAAAGGGTATGCAGAAGCCGATCCTACCGATGATGTAGAGGGCTTCGACGCAGTTTATAAGCTGGCGATTCTCTCCTCGCTGGTCTTTGAACAACGCATGCCCCTGAAACAGATCCACCGGGTGGGCATTACCCGGATTGCCAGCCGGGATATTGAATATGCCAAACAATTTGGCTATGTGATCAAACTCTTGGCGATTGCCAAACAGGAAGACGGTCATTTTCAGGCCCGCGTCAATCCCACCATGATTCCCGCAGATCATCCCCTGGCTTCAGTGAATGGGGTCTTTAACGCTATTCTGCTCAAAGGGGATGCCGCTGGAGATATTATGTTTTATGGCCAGGGTGCGGGTTCCCTGCCCACGGCCAGTGCCGTTGTCAGTGATATTCTCAATATTGTCACAGACTTGGACAATCCGCCCAATATGCTCATGGCCTGTCAACACGGCGGCGAGCATGTTGAATTGAGCCAGTTGGAAACCGTGGTCAACCGCTACTATGTCAGAATTCTGACCGCCGATAAATCTGGGGTTTTAGGGCAAATTGGCACCCTCTTGGGGAAAGAAGATATCTCTGTGCATACCCTGCTGCAACGCAAAGAAGAAGAAGGCGATGCCGAACTGGTCTTTATTACCCACCCCGTCTCGGATCAAAAACTGAGACAGGCCATTGCCCAAATCCGCCAACTTGAAACCACACGAGAAATTTACAGTATTATTCGGGTTGAGGATTTTTCAGTCTGA
- the rsmD gene encoding 16S rRNA (guanine(966)-N(2))-methyltransferase RsmD — protein MLRISGGEWRNRSLKWLDIPEIRPTSAKVREALFQILKDELVDAVCWDLCAGSGIMGFEALSRGAEKVIFVEKNKRAAGLIRQNIEKFEIQAQAQVIPADLLVFLRRSREPVDLIYIDPPYASPVYRPLMQVLDQTVSEWGKPNTKLCIEHRKDRQLELETLQNWQFQQTRNYGDTRISFFIPRLSET, from the coding sequence GTGTTGCGAATCAGTGGCGGAGAATGGCGCAATCGCTCGCTCAAATGGCTGGATATACCTGAGATACGCCCCACCTCTGCAAAAGTGCGCGAGGCTTTGTTTCAAATCCTGAAAGATGAGCTTGTGGATGCCGTCTGCTGGGATCTCTGTGCCGGCAGTGGCATCATGGGCTTTGAAGCCTTAAGCCGGGGGGCTGAAAAAGTAATATTTGTAGAAAAGAACAAACGTGCTGCGGGTTTGATTCGGCAAAATATTGAAAAATTTGAAATTCAAGCACAGGCCCAGGTCATTCCAGCGGATCTCTTGGTCTTTTTGCGCCGCAGTCGTGAGCCCGTCGATCTGATTTATATCGATCCTCCCTATGCCAGCCCGGTCTACCGACCGCTGATGCAGGTCTTGGACCAAACCGTCTCGGAATGGGGAAAACCGAATACCAAACTCTGTATCGAACATCGCAAAGATCGCCAGCTTGAACTTGAAACCCTGCAAAACTGGCAATTTCAGCAAACCCGAAACTATGGCGATACCCGCATCAGTTTTTTTATTCCCCGTTTGAGTGAGACATGA